GTCAACCCGGACCAGATCCTCATCACCACCGGCTCCCAGCAGGCTCTGGACCTGGTGGCCAAGATCTTCATCGAACCCGGGGACACCGTTGTCCTGGAACGGCCGAGCTATCTAGGGACCATCCAGGCATTTGGGATGTTCGAGCCCCGGTTTGTGACCGTGAACCTGGATGACGACGGACCCGACCTCGCGGGACTGGAAGAAATTCTGGCCATGGAAAAGCCGAAACTTTTCTACGCCGTGCCAAACTTCCAGAACCCGTCGGGACTGACCTATTCGGCCCGAAAACGAAAGAGCCTAGCCGACCTTCTTCTCAAATTTCCCGAAACCCTGTTTGTCGAGGACGACCCCTACGGAGAACTTCGCTTTGCCGGCGAGCACATGGAACCGGTCTTCAGCCTGACCGGGGGCCACGGCATTCTGCTGGGCTCGTTCTCAAAAATCACCGTTCCAGGGTTCCGCCTGGGCTGGATGGTGGCTCCGCCGGACATCATCCGCATGGCTGTCACGGCCAAACAGGCCGCCGACCTCCACTCCTCGACCTTCAACCAGTTCGTCATCGAAACATATCTTCGAAACAACGACCTGGACGGGCATATCGCCCGCATCACCGAACGCTACGGATCCCAGGCCCGGGCCATGGTCACCGCCTTGGAGCGGAAGGCCCCCGAAGGCGTCCGTTTCACCCGGCCCGAGGGCGGCATGTTCCTCTGGGTCACCCTGCCGCCAAAAACCGGTTCGTGCATGGACCTCTTCGATCTGGCCATCGCCCGCAAGGTGGCCTTTGTTCCAGGCATGCCCTTTTACACGGACGGTTCAGGAACCAGCACCCTGAGGCTCAACTTCTCCAACGCCCCGGAACAGATCATCGACCAGGGCATCGCCCGTCTGGGGGAATGCATGGCCGAACTCGCGGCCCGAGTATGACACCACAAAAACTGGTCGATCCCCAATCAATCAGATTATATCCTCTCCATACCGCTTGATTTCGTCCACAAGATTGCCGCCTGAGGCAAAGTCTTCTGGGCAGAACGGCATGGGCTCGATATTGTTGTTTATATGCCTGCGAAGAGGCACGATCTTGCGTCTATCCAAAAAACGATCTCCTGTGAAAAAAGATGAAATCAAAGCGACATCGACGTCGCTCTCTTCTCGGGCCATGCCTTTGGCCCAAGACCCGAAGAGGACCGCTCTTTCCACAGGTATGCCGTTTTCACGAAGAGCGACGATATATTTCTTGACGTCCCTGATCACGGCATCTTTTTCGCAAACCATTCTTTATTGCCGTGCCGTAGCGATTGTTTGATCAAGCCAAAACGGGCTTCCATCCGGCGCAGGCCCGGCCGAACTCCTCCTTCAAGGTCTCGATGAGTTCGTGAACCGAAGTGATCGAGGTGATCCTGAAGGCATTCTGTCCGGCAAAGGCGAATCCCTTGTTTAAGTTGCCCTTCTTGGCGTTCAAGAGGGCCGAGGCGATGCAATACGGGCTTTTTTCCGGGTCGCACGAGGCGAGACAGTGGAACGGGCAGGCCATGGGCTCCTTGCCCCCTTGGCGGACGCCCTCCAGAAAGGCGTTGTCAATGGCCCGGCCGGGCATGCCCACCGGGCTCTTGATGACCACCAGATCCTCTTCCTTGGAGTCGACATAAGCCTGCTTGAAGGCCTGGTCGGCGTCGCATTCGTGCGTGGCCACAAACCTGGTCCCCATCTGAACCCCGGAAGCCCCGAGCTTGAGCATCTCGCAGATGTCGCTTCCGGTGAAAACCCCGCCGGCAGCAATGACCGGAATCTCACGCCCGGCCTTTTCGGCAAAGGGCTTCACGGCCTCGACCACCTCGGGCACCAGACGCTCCAGGGTGAAATTCGGGTCGTCGATCTCCTCTGGCTTGAATCCCAGATGACCACCGGCCTTGGGGCCTTCCACCACCAGGGCGTCAGGCACGATGCCGAATCTCGACATCCACTTGCGGCAGATGATGGACGCGGCCCGGGCCGAAGACACGATGGGAGCCAACTTCGTTTTCATGCCCTCTTCCCGGTACTTGGGCAGATCGAGGGGCAGGCCGGCCCCGGAAAAAATGATGTCGATGCCTTCGTTCAAGGAGGTCTTGACCATGTCTTTGAAATTGGTCAGGGCGACCATGAGATTCACCCCCAGAATGCCCTGGGTCATCTCTCTGGCCTTCTGGATCTCTCGCCGCAAGGCCCTAAGATTGGCCTCCAGGGGATTCTTGGCAATGTCAGGCTCATTCATGCCGATCATGGCCCCGGCAATGACCCCGATGCCGCCTTCGTTGGCCACGGCCGATGCCAGCCGGGACAGGGAAATGCCAACACCCATGCCTCCCTGGACAATGGGCAGATTGGCCACAAGATCCCCGATTTTCAATGATGGAAAATTCATGTGCGTCACCTGAATGTTGAAGTTCGTCAAAGGGATGCGAAAAGACACCAAAGCCGGTCACAAGTCAACTTCATGACAATGCGTCCTCAAAATCGTTTTGGGCTCGGGCTCGATCCGCCGCCTAAGAATCACGTAATAGACCGTGGGCACGACCACCA
The sequence above is a segment of the Deltaproteobacteria bacterium genome. Coding sequences within it:
- a CDS encoding PLP-dependent aminotransferase family protein — translated: MSFRYTRRIQNTPRSFIREILKVTQDPSIISFAGGLPNPGLFPVAELQEAACQVLENHGPRALQYANTEGHLELRAWIARRYARRGLTVNPDQILITTGSQQALDLVAKIFIEPGDTVVLERPSYLGTIQAFGMFEPRFVTVNLDDDGPDLAGLEEILAMEKPKLFYAVPNFQNPSGLTYSARKRKSLADLLLKFPETLFVEDDPYGELRFAGEHMEPVFSLTGGHGILLGSFSKITVPGFRLGWMVAPPDIIRMAVTAKQAADLHSSTFNQFVIETYLRNNDLDGHIARITERYGSQARAMVTALERKAPEGVRFTRPEGGMFLWVTLPPKTGSCMDLFDLAIARKVAFVPGMPFYTDGSGTSTLRLNFSNAPEQIIDQGIARLGECMAELAARV
- a CDS encoding nucleotidyltransferase domain-containing protein — its product is MVCEKDAVIRDVKKYIVALRENGIPVERAVLFGSWAKGMAREESDVDVALISSFFTGDRFLDRRKIVPLRRHINNNIEPMPFCPEDFASGGNLVDEIKRYGEDII
- a CDS encoding nitronate monooxygenase, with amino-acid sequence MNFPSLKIGDLVANLPIVQGGMGVGISLSRLASAVANEGGIGVIAGAMIGMNEPDIAKNPLEANLRALRREIQKAREMTQGILGVNLMVALTNFKDMVKTSLNEGIDIIFSGAGLPLDLPKYREEGMKTKLAPIVSSARAASIICRKWMSRFGIVPDALVVEGPKAGGHLGFKPEEIDDPNFTLERLVPEVVEAVKPFAEKAGREIPVIAAGGVFTGSDICEMLKLGASGVQMGTRFVATHECDADQAFKQAYVDSKEEDLVVIKSPVGMPGRAIDNAFLEGVRQGGKEPMACPFHCLASCDPEKSPYCIASALLNAKKGNLNKGFAFAGQNAFRITSITSVHELIETLKEEFGRACAGWKPVLA